From the Papaver somniferum cultivar HN1 chromosome 2, ASM357369v1, whole genome shotgun sequence genome, the window TACCACTTTATCAACAATTTTTCAGGCAAATcccaagagaaggaagaagaagccattgataataAGAAGCCTAGAGTGAGAAGTTCAACTCAATATGATAGGTATATACTAAGATTCGAGAGACTTAGGGTTCACAAGCTTGATCCGTGAGAGACCTCAAAACCGTTTGTGTACCcataagaggatggttcacaaAGCCCGCATGAGAAAGTCCATGCCTTTTAAAATTCAAAACCACGTTTGAAAGCaaagctaaaaacaagaaaagggaaaacaaaaatactcatgtaaaagtgtttGACTATTTACAAGAAGTATACCTAATCAATTCTCACTTAGTTAGGATTTCACAAGTgatatttcaaccttgtgattatttagcacaagtacgagccattggctcattaaatgaacattgctCTTGGCTATCTTTTTCCTTACGAACTGTTGGAGGAAAACCATAATGATGTGAATGGAAATCATAAAACTCATCCTTACAGAAATATGACTCAGAGAATTGATTCTTACCTAAAGGAAATCGGCTTTTTCCTGATATCTTGTTTATATTGAATGTATCAATAACTCCCCTTTTTAAGATAGGAAGATTATGATCTTCTCTTAGATTGTTAAGACATTCGTTCTGAGTCAAAGCATTTAaggaactcatagaactgactttcctggtaggatacacaggatgagtactgaaaccaattggtttagacatatgaaagTCAGTTATTCCTTTGAATATTACATCAAGGGTGGGTTGAAGATGAACAAGGGAATTGTTACTCAACCTGGAGTTTCTCATTTTCCTGACTGGTCCTCTTGAAACATGACAAGGACACACTTTCTGAACGTTAGAAAGTACTATCTTAACACTATGTGAGGATTTCCTCTCTTCATGTGATGTGCACCATTTTTGACAAGAGGGTATAGGAATGTATTTTACACAAGAAGaggccactgatttttcttctgTATCTTCCTCAATCAAAGTAGTAGTTGATGACGAAGGTCTAGAGAACTttttgaaacatccttgaattgagagcttgctcaagcgatgttcaatttccaagataTCCCTTTCAAGACTTTCCTTAAGAAGAGATAAAGGCAAAGCTTCAGAGTTTTTGGAATCATAGTCTCTTATTTCTCCAAGgagaattttgacatgttgtttcAACCGATCAGCTTGAACTTTAACATAATTTATCATAAGTTCACACTTTTTGGATGTTTCTCGTTCATTGCCATAGAAGCtatcttttgaagggtaatcgagatcacacatgtcgatgttagtctgtctcgtcagaacacaaggttcgtctatattcgagattgaagaaactttctctttaatagaatttgacgagatagaacttttatttctggcgacgcgtttatcagagatagtactcttgtccatagagtcaaattgatacaaacacagagttgtaaggtcttgaacatgttttccttctctgataccaattgaaaaagcgggggtctaacaaaaacacccaatatttcgcttagcaatctgtatggactcactccgaaatactttctagaatatcaactagacagtcaaactcaatctaggtcaaagtatctcaaggagttgatatctctctcttttttttgatttactcaagctaatagaaatcagcgagtctttaatcaaacacaaggaataacttggatagtaccaaagaccaatatccaaggatcaatcaatgacaatcaacaaccaaaggttggattattctaattgatgatctaaacgcacaacctgtattatttcaattataaagataaaacaatataatgtggaaatagaaattacacagacatcaaaaattttgttaacgaggaaactggaaatgcagaaaaaccccgtgatctagtccatattgaacacatactgtattaagacgctacagacactagcccactccaatctaacttcagactggactgtatttgaaccccaatcagtttcccactgatccaaggtacagttgtactccatacgcctctgatcccagcaggatactgcgcacttgattccctcagctgatctcacccacaattaagagttgctaagacccaaagtcgaagacttgacaataaacaaatctgtctcccatagacaagtctattaaaggatcaatctggctcccacagataaaacttaaaatattttattccgtcttttgataataatcaaggtgaacaggaaccaattgtaatccggtcttatattcccgaagaacatcctagagttatcaatcacctcacaacaatcttaatcgtatggtagcgaaagaagatgttgcggaatcacaaacaatgagacgaagatgtttgtgattactttttatatcttgcctatcgaagatatcaatctcaagccaatcaatatgattgtactcgtacgatagcagatgtaagatcagatcacacaactacgataaaagtattatcggtctggcttcacaatcccaatgaagtatttaagtcgttaacctggttttggaagaagaaaaccaaaggttaaaggagaaccgactctagcacgcaaactagtatcacacgtaaggcgtagggattagttttgcacagatactagagttccccttatataatctttcaaatcagggtttgcaattaagttaccttggtaacaaagaaatcaatatccaccgttagatgaaaacctgatttagattcaagctaatatttctcaaccgttagatgaaaacctgatttagattcaagctaatatttctcaaccgttagatcgaaaacttagcttgttacacacacttgacaatgcacgcttctaggtttgttaacagtacccaaacgtatgcacttgttggttcaacaatagttgaccaaatggttatccatatgagcattctatatcaaccatgttattcttcaccataactagttagagagttgttcaattgcaaggaaatctcatgtactacacaagacacaattgaagcaaagatgatttgattcacttgaatcggttcatgaacttttatagccacggtttgcaaactgcattccttagtctttttaagtttaagttcagaaatcatcttcagatatataaccttctcaagttcgcagactaggttcgcggacttaagttaccgggcagagtttacaaactccagcagaaattctcgggtatgagaacttcgtcggttcgcggactgagttcgcggacttagtttcacgcaagtagtttatcaactccaccataaattctcgggtttgagaactttggtagttcgcggactgagttcgcggacttggatcacgccattcttccggttctcttgatcaacaaagttcgcaaactttggttcaaggaatatgacttatacataaatgtgtttccataaaaatgcttatgtccaccattggctatgtaatctaaactctcatttcaatcattgaaacattcttagaggacgttatatagttgttacaccatttctcgtcaaagaaattttcaagatgattgaaacatatcatgactttcgtcacatggtaaagataaacttggttaaagggaaaagcttaccaactcatatttcgagatatagataggcgaggtatactcggctcgaaataccaaatgtgtataatcaaagtatatatatatagcatacgacttcttgtctcaaagaataggagatagagtatgattcggatgaaactccagatgaagaccagtcaattccatctggtagaagaggtgatgatgatgatgttgttgaaagAACTTTGGCTGCTGGAGGAggcaacaatgatgatgatgatggtgatcaagataTGCCaaatgttggaggaggtaatgatgatgatggtaatggataTAAAGAAAAGGATAGAGAAgacgaaattgttgaagaggaagaggaacaagaagaagaagaaggtggaacCGCAACCGAAAGATCGAAGAGGGTTATTGTTAAACCAGCTGATTCCCACATACCTCCCTCTCATTTGATGGTTAAACTGAAACCAGGTGAGTCTCcaaaaggtgttagagcattgctcggtcgaactcgcatgcgttgctatctcaaacatgtttgtcaatgttagtgatcaaaactataagtcttgatttctagtctattatagctaagtctcggactgggatagaaagtgtagttgagctcaaggacttcatggtgattcatcatacaagtagaatacctactcaaggaaacggtggaacttctcgacaaaaaggtatgtgaagacttgaacttatctatcactcaaaagtctatgtagtggttgagaatcattccgtacacggatcttgagcgtcCCTGGATCAACGAATtcccctcgatgtgttgcagtcaagagtttttcaccaacacgaggaggtcttgaaggaggagtaacagttttattctttcccttttgcgacctaaacaagaaaaattttaaaaaaaaaaaaatcaacagtcggcagggtcgacaaataTAACCTTGTCGGTGACACAAAAGTCGTAAGGGTCGATACTTAAACTACATGTCGGTTAAAGCATAGTTGGCAGGGTCTTATTCCAATAACCTGTCGGCTTATAACAAGTTGAACACAGGATTTTCAACATTAATAGTCAGCAGGCTCTATAATCAAAACAATACCGGCTAAAATAAAGCCGGCAGGGTGGTATTCAAATACCATTCCGACTTTCAAAATTTAAGGCATCAGAAAATACTAAAAAATAGAAATACAGCCGGCAGGGTAAAAATTTATAACCCGCTGACTTAAAAAAAATACTAATACCGGCAGGCTCCTAGgttgaataccttgccgacttTGTAAGTAGCAGTTACAGATATTAACAGCCGGCAAGAgcttcaacctaagagcttgccgaCTAAACTTAGCTATGAAATGTCGGCAAGGTCGTGGAACAAACACCTTGCCGGCTATATAACTGCAAAttcagaattttgatttttctgacctaatttgacaagcaaatatgaaattgaagtactagagtgagtttaagtaggcccttactttcttaatcgcaccatttctcctttttcagcggctacgatttcttcttcttcaaccgtttttttcttctctttttgttgaactAATTTTGCAAATCCAGGGTTGTATTCATTGGGTTTTCTATTAGCGTCTTTCATACGACTAGCCCTAGATCGCGGTGGATCTatttttgaagattaatcggaacTTTTGAATCGACGAGTTCGGTGGTGGGGGATGGAGGAGAGCCGGTAAGGtagaggtggaggagaagaagaagagaagaagatgaaatgaaaactgatttaggataataacaattataaggACAAGGGTAGTATTGTAACTTCACCATTAGGACTCCCCCTTAACCCTTAAAAAGAGTCCAATTAAAATTGGGTGTACCTCAATCAAGGCTGGATGATTAATGGATGGatttttgaactattttattaATGGGATCATACTGTTGTCTTTCGCACAGCGGTATCCAGCTTCACTCAAAGGAAATGAAAATGATACGAGTAATTGGACAGAACAGAAAGACAAAAGTGTGCTATGTAACATAACAAATAATTTGAGAATTCTAACATAGCTAAGTAATGGGTACTGTTGGTATTTTCGAGGGGTACCTAAAGGATTGCCGTTAAGTTTTCCTTAATTTTTACTGGTTTACTTTACAGGAACACGGAGCTCAATTCTTAAGGTTCTACTAATTAACAACCTAAATTAATTGAATTGAAAAGACAAACAAATCACTACGGAAGAAGTTTACAAATAACAAACTTTTTTGGCCTTCAAGATAATAATTCTGTTTTGCACCCTGGGCTGCGGGCTTCAGAGCCGGGCCTGGTTGATGCTAggaccttttctttttttctgatgCTAGAACCTAGACTACTGCTCAAGTCATCTCAGTTGCTTATAAGAACTATATGCAATGGCAACTGAAACAAAAGCCCCGACAACAGCAAGAGCAGCATAGGTATCTTCCCGTTCCCAACTTTCAAACCATGTTGGCATTGCACAAACTTTTCTTGTGCTAGTAGTACCCTTGCCACTACTAGTTCGAAGCAGTTTCTTGTCAGTGCCCTTCTTTATCttcttttctttaggaaatttcaCCTCCTCGTTCCCGACGTGATTGTTTCGTTCTATCCTTTCTGGTACTTGACAACACGAAGAGCTTTCATTGCCTTGACAACAACCTGCAGTCTCATAGGAAGTTCCATTTGGTTCAACCTCATAATCATCAACCGGTTCTCTTATTATATTTTCGTAGTTGGCTTTATTGTTTAGTTGCAGCCTTAGCTCTTGATCGCGCTTTTGGTCGTTTACGGATAAACCCATCTGACCCCTACATCAAGGATAACTATCTCAAACGCAAAACAAAACATCTAACGACTAAAAAATATGATATCTTTTTACACACATTCACAAACACAAAAGGAAGTGTGCAAAGATAAGTCAGTATTAAGAAGTTATATCTTCCCTAATACCCAAACTAATTCAGTTATTGCCTACATACAAACATATTGTATCTCGTACAAAAAACTTATGTACTACTTTTAAGTTACCAAAAACTACCTCCTAAGTCTTTCTATGATTTCCCCATAAGCAAATGTACTGCATAAGGATAAACAAAAATTACAGAAGCTAAACGATAAAGGAAATAGTAAACAAAAAACTACCTCCAAAGTCTATCTATAATTTCTCCATTCCCAATATGCTGCTCAAGCAAAAGAGGTACATCATCTGGGGCAACATACCCATAcctacaattaattaagaaaacaataTTAATAGATGGGAGTGCTGAACCAGGACAGCTAATATGAAGTTAATACAATAGCACCGTTAGTCTGTTAGTCCATGTGAAACAGGATGAATCTGGTCAAATTTGACGTAAAATGAAAAAGCAAGATTGAATCAAAATTCTGAACTGCTAGTTCGTTACCAGAAAATGAGATTATGGTCTGGCGAGCAGGATATAACAAGTAAAAGTATCACCAAACATATCAACGTTTTCTTGTATTGTATCAGGAAGCAGATTTTCGGCAACAGCCTAACTAAACGATCTTTTTAAGATATAATGAAACAGTTAAGACCTAAAGTATTTACACAGTTGAGATACAAGTAAATGCAACATAATCAGAAGAGACGTCACACATACCACTGACCGCTAACCATTCCATCGCTATTTCGACTGAATATAATCACATTTCCAGCGTACTTGTGTCCCCCAATGTGTGAACAGGGGCTAACAGACACACCTTGGACACCCCGTAAGTCAATCTCTTCTTTAAATCGTGCAATCAATGCAGGTCCACAGACACCACATCGACGATCCCGACTTCCATGAGAGCACACAAAGACATATGTACCTGACAGTGCCTCGGGTGTTCCAGGCagccattcgttgtctttcactagaacttcttcaacaaatgtATCCACATCAAAATGTGTCAGTCGCCTGAAACGTCCAGTATTACTGTATTagtacaagagaaagagaagatcaGAAAATCCCCATAGTTCTTCCAAACAAGCCTGTAAATACCTGTATCTAATCATGTCAGGGAAGATCAAAATATCCCCATTTGATGTCTCGGTACCATCGTGCCCCTCACATATTGTTAGCCGAGTCtttaacaaagaaaacaaaagaacaagttAATAGCAGAAAGATAATAGTAATCAAACCACCACCATAACAAGTTTGTTCAATAAACTAAAATCACAAATACAACAATGAGCCACATGCTTTTTACTGCATCAGCTTGATTGCTTGAGCACTACATATGTTCAAAAATACTTTTTCCAGGAAATGGTATACATTAAAAGCAACTGGGAG encodes:
- the LOC113348457 gene encoding uncharacterized protein LOC113348457, with translation MASSSNRDEPLPFMNPSSSSSPIQVSDYLGVEGPNSHIGSASGSFQNEGFLTAGGGDGGSGSNSDIEFGFLRPEFGQTSLVGSVQIYDRHVFLCYKNPQVWPPHVEAAEFDRLPRLLCASLLARKAEMKKQTRLTICEGHDGTETSNGDILIFPDMIRYRRLTHFDVDTFVEEVLVKDNEWLPGTPEALSGTYVFVCSHGSRDRRCGVCGPALIARFKEEIDLRGVQGVSVSPCSHIGGHKYAGNVIIFSRNSDGMVSGQWYGYVAPDDVPLLLEQHIGNGEIIDRLWRGQMGLSVNDQKRDQELRLQLNNKANYENIIREPVDDYEVEPNGTSYETAGCCQGNESSSCCQVPERIERNNHVGNEEVKFPKEKKIKKGTDKKLLRTSSGKGTTSTRKVCAMPTWFESWEREDTYAALAVVGAFVSVAIAYSSYKQLR